A genomic region of Vitis vinifera cultivar Pinot Noir 40024 chromosome 7, ASM3070453v1 contains the following coding sequences:
- the LOC100244310 gene encoding CASP-like protein 1E1, translating to MESQCRPNVDGVHNGVESHVKVVEKPRSVGSSSEFVLRILGLLLTLIAAVVAGVDKQTKIIPLTLIKTLPSLHVPVTAKWSDMSAFVYLVVSNAIACSYAAISLVLVTMLGRRGKGGRVLAVIVLDLHMVGLLFSANGAATAVGVLGQYGNSHVEWKKVCNVFDSFCHHLVASLALSFLGSLSFLGLVLLAILNLHKKSSTK from the exons ATGGAGTCCCAATGCAGGCCAAATGTGGATGGGGTGCATAACGGAGTGGAGAGCCATGTGAAGGTGGTGGAGAAGCCAAGGAGCGTGGGGTCGTCTTCCGAGTTCGTCCTCCGCATTCTTGGGCTGCTTCTCACATTGATTGCTGCAGTGGTGGCCGGTGTTGATAAGCAGACCAAGATCATTCCTCTTACTCTCATAAAAACCCTGCCTTCCCTACATGTTCCTGTCACTGCTAAATGGAGTGATATGTCCGCTTTTGT GTACTTGGTGGTGTCAAACGCAATAGCATGCTCATATGCTGCAATATCTCTAGTACTAGTGACAATGCTGGGCCGGAGGGGGAAAGGTGGCAGGGTGTTGGCAGTGATAGTCCTAGATTTACACATGGTAGGGCTTCTCTTCTCGGCCAACGGAGCTGCAACCGCAGTTGGAGTCCTGGGCCAATATGGGAACTCACATGTTGAATGGAAGAAAGTCTGCAATGTGTTTGATTCCTTCTGCCACCACTTGGTCGCTTCTCTAGCGCTGTCTTTTCTCGGGTCACTCTCCTTTCTCGGGTTGGTGTTGCTTGCCATTTTGAACCTGCACAAGAAATCTAGCACCAAGTAA
- the LOC100264899 gene encoding E3 ubiquitin-protein ligase MIEL1, translating into MEEDTATERKEDFGKMQYGCEHYKRRCKIRAPCCNKIFPCRHCHNEAMTSLSDPKDRHEIVRHDIKQVICSVCNEEQQVARVCSNCGVNMGEYFCDICKFYDDDTEKQQFHCDECGICRVGGREKFFHCQKCGSCYSVDLRDNHLCVENSMRSHCPICFEYLFESVKSTTIMKCGHTMHVECYIEMANQNQYRCPICSKSMIDMSRSWELLDWEIRATAMPEEYSHEVWILCNDCNKTCKVFYHILGHKCSSCNSYNTRKIAAPEDHE; encoded by the exons ATGGAGGAAGACACTGCCACTGAGAGAAAGGAAGACTTTGGAAAAATGCAATACGG ATGCGAGCATTACAAGAGACGCTGCAAAATTCGAGCCCCATGCTGCAACAAGATCTTCCCATGCCGCCACTGCCATAACGAAGCCATG ACATCTTTGAGCGACCCCAAGGATCGTCATGAAATTGTTAGGCACGACATTAAGCAA GTGATATGTTCGGTTTGCAATGAGGAGCAGCAG GTTGCTCGGGTTTGTTCCAACTGTGGTGTCAACATGGGGGAATATTTTTGCGATATTTGCAAATTCTATGATGATGAT ACTGAGAAGCAGCAGTTTCATTGTGATGAATGTGGaatttgtag AGTTGGTGGCCGAGAGAAATTCTTTCATTGCCAAAAGTGTG GATCCTGCTATTCAGTGGATCTGCGCGATAATCACCTATGTGTAGAGAACTCTATGAGGAGTCACTGCCCCATCTGTTTTGAG TATCTTTTTGAATCAGTTAAAAGCACAACGATTATGAAATGTGGACACACAATGCATGTAGAATGCTACATTGAAATGGCAAATCAAAATCA GTATCGTTGTCCCATCTGCTCCAAGTCCATGATTGACATGTCAAGATCCTGGGAATTATTAGACTGGGAG ATTAGAGCTACTGCCATGCCTGAGGAATACAGTCATGAG GTCTGGATCCTCTGCAACGACTGCAACAAGACTTGCAAAGTCTTCTATCACATTCTGGGGCACAAGTGCAGTTCCTGCAATTCATACAACACCCGCAAGATTGCAGCCCCAGAAGATCATGAATGA
- the LOC100259713 gene encoding zinc finger protein CONSTANS-LIKE 13, protein MSDSPGDNLHHRHEEEGQKMTIQNRLCDFCGDSMALLYCRADSAKLCLSCDREVHSTNQLFTKHTRSRLCDVCDASPASILCSTDNLVLCQNCDWAKHGRSLSSAHDRRPLEGFSGQPSVTELLAFVGFEDLGKKSLFCGDESEVNEFLGCGVYESVGVDEEFSDFLVWDTPAVVNLDDLIVSTACDHNFQAMGVPPLPKNRGAPCGQHKAEIIHQLRQLAKIELSFDFDHGDAKPPIGFQSHIPKQLIQKENECNSCDHEVEFVFPTYEASAFQWCSDGSEAANQVLPSVLLGSCADEKCLVPRKHSDIGGSVSHTNGSDEGKSECPVVTKTLPALPKVSVHELNSQERDSAISRYKEKKKTRRYEKHIRYESRKARAESRIRIKGRFAKMDH, encoded by the exons ATGAGTGATTCACCGGGAGACAATTTGCATCATCGTCACGAAGAAGAAGGCCAGAAGATGACGATCCAGAATCGGCTCTGCGACTTCTGTGGAGATTCCATGGCTCTATTGTACTGCAGAGCCGACTCTGCAAAGCTCTGTCTCTCCTGCGACCGGGAGGTCCACTCCACCAACCAGCTGTTCACCAAGCACACTCGCTCACGCCTCTGTGACGTCTGTGATGCCTCGCCTGCCTCGATTCTCTGCTCCACCGACAACCTCGTTCTCTGCCAGAACTGTGATTGGGCAAAGCACGGCCGTTCTTTGTCGTCGGCGCATGATCGAAGGCCTCTGGAGGGGTTCTCTGGGCAACCTTCGGTGACGGAGTTGTTGGCGTTTGTTGGGTTTGAAGATTTGGGGAAGAAATCTTTGTTTTGTGGAGATGAGAGTGAGGTTAATGAGTTTTTGGGGTGTGGGGTTTATGAATCGGTGGGTGTGGATGAAGAGTTTTCAGATTTCCTGGTTTGGGACACTCCTGCTGTTGTTAATCTTGATGATTTGATTGTTTCAACTGCTTGTGATCACAACTTTCAAGCTATGGGGGTTCCTCCTCTGCCCAAG AACCGTGGCGCTCCTTGCGGGCAACACAAAGCAGAAATAATTCATCAGCTTCGCCAATTGGCAAAGATCGAActgagttttgattttgatcatgGAGATGCTAAACCGCCTATTGGCTTCCAGTCCCATATACCCAAACAGCTCATtcagaaagaaaatgaatgtaACAGTTGTGACCATGAGGTGGAGTTTGTTTTTCCTACCTATGAG GCAAGTGCATTTCAGTGGTGCAGTGATGGCAGTGAGGCTGCAAATCAAGTTCTCCCATCTGTACTATTAGGAAGTTGTGCTGACGAAAAGTGTTTGGTTCCCAGGAAACATTCAGATATCGGTGGTAGTGTAAGCCATACCAATGGTAGCGATGAAGGGAAATCAGAGTGTCCTGTTGTTACAAAAACATTACCAGCCCTTCCTAAAGTTTCTGTGCATGAGCTAAACAGCCAGGAAAGAGACTCTGCAATTTCACGGtacaaggagaagaagaaaactagAAG ATATGAGAAGCACATCAGGTACGAGTCGCGGAAGGCTCGAGCAGAGAGCAGGATACGAATCAAGGGGCGTTTTGCTAAGATGGATCACTGA